The stretch of DNA AagagattaaaaagacaaatcatgCAGCTAAAATCTCGACATTTATGCAAAATGCAGAATTCGCAGATTTAACTCAAataacaatcttttacatacaagactaatcaatatttttaacaagtatatAACCTCAAATTatacaagaacgcattaaatcacaccaaagaacGAATTGCTTGgtttttgagtttttaaagagattcaaagtgagtgagataAGGGAGAGAGAATTGCATAgttgtttttatactagttcactcaatcacaaagctacatctagtttaccATAACAACTTGAGCCTGGTTtgcactatattcaaaagttttacaaatcacataCCAAGGTTATACTTTTGAAAAGGAAACACACAAGATTTtttactcacacaaaaatctagacacacacccTGTAAGAATCACACTTatagacctgaaatcacatcaggcaaaccaaccAGAGGCATAAAAACATCCAAACCTAATGGTGGTTGTCCCTacccaaccatacatgtgttcttcaagctactcacaaaccaaaatgcctccaagattaaccaagatcttcaaaccaCGATTTGCAGCTGTGTATTGCaaagagagagagttttccatAGAAGAATGACAAAGTTTCGTGCTCAAAAACTCAGATTTGTACCTCTGCTCTAAAAAACACAGCATATATAgtttggtttaagtgaaaacaatcGATTGAATATTCCGTAAagtcagttgatttcacttgatagtgaaatcagtcgattgaaaaataattcaaattattgaatgccttcataccagaaactatatactacaagccttttaacctgacTAAATGCCTTCCTACTAGAAACTATATActacaagccttttaacctgctAAAACCCATTTTAAGATATTAAAAGAGACATACTAAGGTACACAAGACATCTAATCTATGCCATATAGcataccaacatgatataacaacaaaaaaattacatttaacatgttattttcaaatttaatacactaaaacttaatcttcaagtggatcttcatcaaacacctataATCTTCATCCACATggctttattaattatttgcttCAAGCTTTCTTGTTCCAACAACCATGACCACACATACtctcaaaagaataaaacaattactttaacacacaaatggcatagAAAGCACTTGAAGCTAAGTGCTCTTAAGAtgaccaagtactctcaaccacttgagctaacaTTGTTCTTTGTCTTCTCTCTCCACATTTATTAACTTAGGGGTTCCCGCCctcacattaattaaataaatatttatttatttatttatttaatttgtttgagTCTTACGATACACTCCTGCTGTAAGAGTGTTTTCAAATTAGTCATTGTAATTAAGAGTTTTTCATCTCAAGAGGAGATTGAGAAGGATACTTGGAGAGGTTGAAACTCATATAACTTGGAGAGTGATACTCGTTGCTCGTCAAAGGTGTTGATTAGTGAAATTTCTTAAGCAAGTTGCTTAAGATACTAGACATAGCCTCAAGTATATGTGAATCAATATAAATCTCTTGTGTGCATTGTCTTTATCCctactttttacttttaatagTTTGCTTGTTTGCTTGGTTGTTTGTGCGCGTAAAGTTTGAATTTGTTTACATGCTAGATTCATTCCCCCCTTTCTAGAGCCTCATTACATTAACCTCTTCCCTTCTTTCTAGTTGACCTTCTTGAAGCAAAGCTTCATATCTAGATAACATTGTTATCTTAATATTCAGCGAGGATCTTTTCAAgattttcttaaacaacttaaCACAAACACATTGTTCTTTTATAATCAACAAGAGTAACTCATCATCTTGATAGACTGACTAGATGATGAATTAATTTGGCTACTTGTGAGACTTTTAGAGTTTgtatacaataatatattagtaaTTTCTATTATTCTTTAAGGATTTAAAATTCTCTTTTGTAtagagattatatatatatatatatatatatatatatatatatatatatatatatatatatatatattttttctagaGCATACTTAGAATATTAGTGTATGAAACTTTGACCGGAATGTGATTCATCCGAAATATGTTAAGCAATTTCTACTTAACTGATGTTTTCACGTTTACAGTCATATCCAGTTTAAAGTATCACACATTTTTAGAGAAATAAATAGTTATGCTGCTGATCAATTTAGAAATATGTATAAATGGTATTATGTTATGccttttactattattattttggatttGTTTTCCATAATAGATATTTATTAATTGCTTATGCTTCGGACTGTTTATAGTTTCTTGTCATTGCATTTGTATTTTATAGATTTGATTTAATTCctcatattttgtattttatttatttatttattctttttaataaaatttatttttttaataaaagaatttacgtaataacaaatattatatgtgctttgtaatattaaaatatatcgaTGTCTAACATGTGttcattaaagaaaaatatattaacaaaaaaaactaatatatatttcaaatatttattaatattttaacaaagtaccttaattaattaagattatttaaaagaaataattaaaacacagtaaatatatcttcaattttgttatgtttatcggtctcactatttaaaaaaataagtggataTATTTCTTCTGTAAAATTGATAATAACAATGTGAAAAAGTGTGAATTGCAAATTATATGCGATAGTAAAGAATTAGGTTAATTAGTTCTTAAGAAAAACAGATTAAAAGTATCTATAATGTtagacaaaattgaaaataaattatcacaagaaaaaagtaataccaactttttaaaaaatattaaaaattggaaCATACTAAGTGTAATTAAGGGAATAATATACAAGAATATTTGGGCCCTTAAAATATCTCTCTTTGTGACCTTGGAAACTCCAAAGTAAATCGCCGTAGGCACAGCACAACCACACACATATGGCGAAGGACTTTTCCAGTGTTCCCTGTGCAAAAATCTTTGGCCGCAATTAATGCCacactttctttttatttttctttcagcAAATCAAAATCCTAGGAAGGACAAAAAACAGAGCGCGGTAAGGATAGTGTGGGCCTGCGCTGGCAAGATAGTTCGAGAAGCATGTGGAAGAAACAGCCGCCACGTGTGCAACCAAGAGTCCACGTGGCGCTCCACGGAAGGCAAAGCGAGATCGCGCGCAACACCAACCTCTTATCAACAAAATCCTCATGTTAAATCTCCCTCGTCAATGTCTTCTCATggttctcttctcttcttcacGCCCACTCTCCCTTCTTCTCCACCATGAATGCGATCTTCACTGCTTCAGCTCTCTCTCTTCCAATTTTCCTTAGAGCTTCCAAATTTGACACAAGACGGGTAACGTTCTTCTTCTACGTGTGTTTTCTTGTACTTTACTTAGCTGCCTTCTTTTAATTAAGGTGATGGTAAAAGTAAAGTTTAAGTTagttatttaacaaaaaaaggcTACTATAGTTATCATAAAAGTTGGACCAATCATTATTTGCAACGATTGTTTGTGATTGAATGGTGATGTTAAATTGTTTTCTCGTTCAAGtgtatacatttaaataaagtGAACTTAGTTTACCATGTTTAACTTCTACCCTTGGAAGTACAAAGTAGACATGGAGAGAAATTTGTTGATCCTAGtcttctttagattttttttctttttttcttttttgttgtatgTGCACAATTGAGTTGAAGATTAGAAGTTGGCATGTGTATTTAGTGTAGGCTCAATTGTAGCTTGAAGTATAATGATCGGTAAAATGCATTAATATGCATTGTTTAATAAAGGCTTGGTTTGTTAGCAGTGGTTGCGTACGTGTTCCTCTTGTTAAACCGTTATCTATAGTTGTTAATATTAGCAGGTTTTTCCTTCAAAAGGGCTTGATTTTCTGATTACTGTATTCTCTAGCTTaaagtttttggggcatgtcaAATTTCAGGATTTGAAATGTAGATTTAAGGTGTTTGCTGTATTTGGAGAAGAAGACAAGAAAAATGCATGGGGTGCGCTGTTTGATGTTGAGGATCCAAGATCAAAGATTCCACATAATAAAGGGAAGGTTTTGGATATATATCAGGCCCTGGAAGTGGCAAGACATGATATTCAGTACTTAGACTGGCGAGCTCGGCAAGATGTGCTCTCAATCATGCTCCTCCATGAAAAGGTTTCAACCGGTTTCATTTTATGTTATTGCTGTATAGAATTAGTTTGATGCCTGAATGAATTATGATGTTTGCTGATGTTTAgaattttaacatttataatCTTGGTCACTGGAGTGTTAGTACAATATGGTTTTTGTTTACACGCCCTTTTACCCTTTTACTCGTTGAGCTAATCATTTTCCACCATGTGTTGATTTACTCCTTTAAAATTATGAGCTTAGGTGGTTGAAGTTCTGAATCCTCTAGCTCGTGAATATAAATCGATTGGCACCTTGAAAAAGGAGCTAGCTGGGTTGCAGGATGAATTAGCACATGCACACAGACAGGTATAGAATTTTAGCTGTGATAAACCACTCAACACAACGTGAAACTGAGTTCTTTTTTAATTGATCTAACTTGGCAGAAACTTGTCAATTCGTTACTCATCTGCcattaaatttatgtaaatgAATAAAACAGGTTCATATATCTGAAGCAAGGGTTACCACTGCTTTAGATAAGCTTGCTTACATGGAAGAATTGGTAAATGATAGGCTGTTACTAGACAGAAGCACAGCTGAAATTGCCCAAACATCATCTTCTCCCAGTACATCTGCTAATTCTCCAGTTACAGAAAAGAGAAGGCAGCCACGGAAAAGCTTGAACATATCAGGCCCAGTTCAGTCATACCATCCCCACTTGAAGAATTTCTGGTATCCTGTTACTTTCTCCAGGGACCTAAAGGATGATACCATGGTATGTGCGTATGTGTCTAACTGTCTCTCTCTTTTCTGGAAAAATATCTATCATATACTTACTATTCTTGTGTAGTCAATTTCAATCAAACAAAATGAAGATTTGACATATGTTCAGATTGATATGGCTgcctctttctttttctcaacTATTATAGAGCTGAATTTAAGGTTTCTATCCTAATCTCCCCATTTGACTATACCCATGTTGGCTACTAAATGTCTTTTTGTGACACATTGAGTGGTAGAAAATATAAACGTTTCAATATttcatattactttttttttttttctattttatcgcTTCTCTGTTgttgttttcagtttttcttGGGGGTAACGAGGTGATGTCCGGTGAAAGATAGACATGGTCTAAGCTAAAATGTGAATTCTGAGTAGCGTGTTTGCCTTTTTTTCTGTCTCAGATCCCAATAGAATGTTTTGAGGAACCATGGGTTATCTTCAGAGGGAAAGATGGACAGCCTGGATGTGTCCAGAATACTTGTGCACACAGAGCCTGTCCTCTGCACCTTGGTTCAGTAAATGAGGGTCGTATCCAATGCCCCTACCACGGTTAGTCATCACTGGAACAAATTATTATGTCCTATGTATGAGTTGTTTGCACTTGTTGATACTTGACAATTTGCCTGTAATTTCACAAGACACGATATAGCCTACAGATGTACACTGAAATTTACAGACTCTAAAATTACCAAATGGTTGGATATCAGGCTGGGAATATACCACTGatggaaaatgtgaaaaaatgCCATCTACTCGACTTCTAAATGTGAAAATAAAGTCAGTTCCATGCTTTGAAAAGGAGGGAATGATCTGGATTTGGCCTGGAAATGACCCACCAACAGCTACCCTTCCATCTTTACTACCGCCTTCAGGATTTGAAATCCATGCTGAGGTACGTTATGGATAGAATCTGTTCCACTAGGTGTTGTCTTCAATgcaagataaataattaaaattatatgattgattaaaaaaaaaaatcatgtgaCTTCTTACTTGGTTGCTCTTCACTTCGTACATACAGATTGTGATGGAACTTCCAATCGAACATGGTTTACTTTTGGACAATCTTTTGGATCTTGCCCATGCCCCTTTTACTCACACTTCAACATTCGCTAAGGGATGGAGTGTTCCCAGGTTTGTTTGGTCTATACCATTAAAAACTAAAAGCAATTGTCATCCGGAAGATACAACAAGTGATTAAGGGATCAAAATGCTTTTGGGGGATGTTTCAATTCAGATTCGTTCAAATTGATCAAAATCCTCTTTCCCTTTCCTACAACTTCCCTTTAAATTTTACGCATCTAGTATACACTAGGACAAAGCAAAAATGATTACTGAGTAAAGACTTGGAGTGTTCTTGAAGATATACATTATGCTGTAACAATGCCCTCTTCGAAGTCTTCCATTGTCAATTTTATGGCAAATGCATTGGAAAGTGGTATTTTTCTGGGGTTAATAGCTAAATATCATACTGTAGTAACACTTTTATCTTGCATTGCTTATGAATGGAATATTTCAGCTTTCTGTTATATGTCTGAAATATTAATTCTCTAGCTTATTCATTCTCCTTGCATGAATTTGAACTTGCAGCTTGGTGAAGTTTTTGACACCTGCATCTGGCCTGCATGGATACTGGGACCCTTATCCTATTGATATGGAGTTTCGACCACCTTGCATGGTTTTATCAACCATTGGAATTTCAAAGCCTGGGAAACTGGGGGGACAAAATACCAGTACCAAAGAGTGTTCAACGCACCTGCACCAACTTCATGTCTGTTTACCATCTTCGAAACAAAAGACAAGATTGCTATATAGAATGTCACTGGATTTCGCTCCCCTGCTTAAGCGTATACCTTTTATTCAGTATCTATGGAGGCATTTCGCAGACCAGGTAGAGTTTTTTCGaacaatgaatttatatttaactatGTTCGATAACTAGGTTTGAGTTAGGGCGGAAGAACAGAAGAAGATAAAAAGGGTAGGAAGGGTTAGGCGTGCTTATTGTCTTTAaccaaaagaaattaataaaagcTTCAAGGCTTCAATCCGGCCCTGGTCTAACGTGTAATTTAAGTGATAATCTTTCGGACCAAAATGACAgtaataaattaagtttaagGACTTAAATAAAACAGTCATAATTTCAGGGGTTTATTTGGAATTTCCTCGCTTTCAGGATCCATTcgaaaaaatttaatatattagagactaataaaattatttacccAAAATGAAATTATGTCCAGAGGACTACCAGCTTTTTCTGCAGATATCGTCATAAATTGGGTTATTCAAACATACTTAGGATACACTAGCAAAACTTCTCTACGTGGGaataaagtataattataacattttcacaaaagtaaaatatcaaaaggttttacaaagtaattatattttgaaataggAAATACAAAATGCTTTACTTTGATCACAGTTGTAATACGAGAAAGTGggaaaaaactatattttttatatattaaaaaataaaataaaaaatcgcGAAATAAAAAATCTTGCTCCCATAATCCATAATGTGCATTTGCCTCTAGGAAATCTTAAAAATCTGTCATTATTCTTCATATAACACTATTTAATGTGATTTGAATTTTTAGtattgattatttattaaagtACAATTCTCTAGTTAAATAAAAGGGCATAAGTTTAGTACAGTGATCGTGTTCTCATTATGACTTATCATGTTCTCGACCTATATGTGGATAGCAGTAGGTTGCAAAGAAAAGAAACACATGACATCATttaaatagacaaagttaataACAAGAACATGAAAGAGTTTATGTAAGTTTGTCCTTAAACAAATGTTACCTTTTCCTTCTCCATGTTGTACTAATCGGTGTTTTGATGTTCATTTACTAAAAGGTTATAAATGAGGATCTGCGGGTAATGGTGGGGCAACAGGAACGAATGAACGATGGTGTAAATGTATGGAATTTTCCAGTACCCTATGATAAGCTTGGGGTGAGATACAGAATGTGGAGAGATGCATTGGAGCGAGGAGCTAAACAACTACCATTCACCTCATAAGATCAAATACAGAATAAAAAATGCTTCTCCAATCCTCCAATaaggaatttttctttttcaactcagaGCTACATCTCTACAACACCATCCGGGAACTCTTGTATTCATAAGAGGCTGTTCCTTCCAAATATACTTGAGTCTGGACACCTTTTCaccctttttcctttttattttttcaaattctgTACAGTGCCAATCATTTTTCACTTGTGATATCTGCACCATCTCAGCTGTTGCCTTAACTTCACCCCCGAACAAAAGGGCATGTAGtatgaaacaatatttatatgCCAATGCTATCTAATTTAGGCTTTACGATTTCAGActcgtattttattattattgtgtttgTAATGAATGAATTCTAGGTTTGAATTATtgtgattataataatttataaatttttttatgtaaataactttaatatatagaattttaatttggaatcatataataataataatataataataattatatatttattatatatctattaataatacaattcaGTAGCACAAATAGTAAGTTTTTCCATCAATCACAAAAAGCAAAACACACATAATTAACTCAAAATAGAAAGTTCAAACACTATTTTTTTACAAGTGGCAACGTCTGgtgatgacacgtgtcaatgcATTTTTTAAACCCTAATTCTTTTACACTCAACTCTTCTCCACTCTATGTGGTCACCATCTTCTGCCTCCATTTTTTTACTTTGCTCTCACTCACACACACTCAACTATTCTCTCACTCTCTGTCGTCACCATCTGTGCCTccattttttcacttttctctcACCCACACCCTATGTTGCCTCACACCTTACGTTGCCTCACTGAAACCGTCCATATTCATCACTCCGATCATCAACAAAACCCTATATATTCAACACTGAAATCCTACCTTTCTCTTACAACACGATCATCTGAAACCCTAACTTTTGTTACTCTCCAATCATCAATGAAACCCTACCTtaccctttattttttttctatcatcatttttgtttttgatttggttatggtttttatttttcatgatttcacattttttaggGTTTATTTCTCGCTTTTTCAGATTCATATACAGGATGCAAGTTCGAAAAAGATATAAAGGCATTCATAATCTGTTACTTTCCGGTCATCAAGGAAATGTTGTACGAAATGTGTACACTGTATTTTCTGATTTTCATCATATTCGACCACTACTTCGTAAGGTTTTGGTGTTTTTTGTTTACatgattatttttgtgttttttctatctttgttgttgtttatgATTTGGTTATGCTTTCACTAACAAAGGAGATGATCGGAAAAGTCGTCAAGTCCAAAGATCAGGTTTTGATTATGCTTTCAcagtttatttcttttatgttttctttatctttatttgctTTTTGCGTTTTGGGTACGCCTTCAGTGAACAGAATGACGAAGAACATTGTTATACAGGATGATTTCACATTTTGAGTGATTATTTCACATTTCTTTAACTTTATtctcatcaccatattcatgatttcaaatttttttacctaATTTGTAGGTTTTTGAGATTGATATACAGGATGCAAGGTCGAAGAAGATACCCTAATATGAAATCACGTTTACCTTTTCTGTCTCAAACACATCACAGAATTATGCACAAAATGACATTGATGAGTTTAGTTTGAAGTTGGAACTCATTGGAACTCATTGAGTTTTGTTTAAATGCATTCATAttcataattttcattaatttttatgtgttttatgaaactgatatttttaaattatgttacaGAGAATTCCATTATCCATTTTGAGGCGAGTATTCCATTATCTAAGTACATGTGTGTATAAtctgatatttttttcatcttcttccatcatttttcttcttattgttgtattgttgattcaaagatatcattttaattttgcttCAACTCATTATGTTCATCTTTTATTGTCCtgaaattaaattctttttcacaTTCATGGTTGATGGTTGTTGATTTCTTAGTTGTTAATGTTATTGTATTGTATTAGAAGtaactatattaatttttaagtagTTTTAAAATGTTCTTACTTTCTGTGATCTTAGTTTTTCTGGATTTCCAAGTTATGCACTTAAATCcgtacaaatttatttttatatgtttgatttcTGTAttgcttttgatttttttaaaaggactTACTCAGATTTGTTGATTGGAACCCAAGGTGGATCTGATGTCTCAAGCAGTGTTGGAATTCAAGACAAAGcaagtaatgtttttttatgcaaaagaGAGAATGTTGGTTGCAATTTTATGCAAAAAAGATGGCCAGCTGCTATGCTCATGGTCATGCTTGACGAGCTTAAAGCAAGAACAAAAGTTGTTGTCCATGAGATTGAAAAACATCAATTAAATGAGTATGTATTTGCTTGACATTGAATTAGACAAAATATGACCATGCTATCATTGTACCCAACAATAACTCTAAttgtcatatttaatttaattttactataaatacATCAAATTGTATATATGTCTAAGAAAGTAAATATCACGATAAAAAGCAACAGAGTTTGACAATCTCTATAATttgtttgaaatataatttgattattaatttaaaataactatcttttaattatttaattcaaccatttaatttatttctaaccttattattcatttattttatgtagGTTTTCCTATATTTTATGTTGGAGTCCTCAGTtaactaaaacaataaaaaatgtacATGACAACATCATGTCACTTCTTTCCTTTATCTTcttatatgatataaaaaagtTACATGACTGCATCATGTCACTTCTTTCCTTTTTCAGCTTTATGTTCtattcataattttgtttttctttttcctttttcttctctttgtcttcatatttccttttcttcaaaCCTTCAAACAAGATCTTTATTTCAAATcagatttttatttcattttttaaattatgtttcattCTTTTGCAAGAATTTAAATATCCAgcgacttttatttttcttctgctCTCTgtcatattttccttttattccaCAACATTGAGCCGTGTGAAAAAgagtttttgttattttctctaGTCTTCATATGTTTGACTAGTTGCTTTTCCCAAATTTTACTCAATTTGGGAAACCAAAACCAGAGTATGCGtatggttttggtttgaatgAATCTTTAGGCATTTGAAAAAAggtgtttttctttcttctgtCCTCTTCATATGTTTGACAATTGCTTTTCCCGATTTTTACTGAATTTGTGTAACCAAAACCACAACATGCATATGGTTTTAGTTTTAATGTATTATCTCTACAAATACATCAGACCATTCTTATGTTTTTAGGTTCTTTACAAATACATTTATCCATACCTTCTTTTGTTCACTATTGTCTAATTTCCCATTTTCCTTACACCATGTCTGCTTTGCAAAAACAAATCTAGTTATTACAAGAACTGAACCTGGAGAAGGAAAGCTGGAATATCGTTGCAAGAGTGGTAAGGTTATGGTTTGTTGAAGATTACACAAAAGGAAAATCTCCATTTTCCATGGAGATTGTATAAACGCCTgtcattttcttacttttcgtTATTGTTATAGTTACaatatgatattattatgtcatatatgaaattgtttttgtagGGTGTCCTAATCCATGCGTTTGTTAGACACACACCGatatacaaatttcaatatgaaATCAAAGAGGATAAGGTTTACGGCATTCAATCTTTTAGTGTTTCatgttgtaacatccctaaggaatattatttttaaaaaatatatagaaaaataaataaacaattatcaACTGTCAAACCTCATTTATAACCATACTTTCCCAAAAACGCAGGAAAATTAAAACCATGGAATCGCATACATTATAAATATCCgcgatttaaaaaaaaactaatttattacaATCATAAAATAACCGAAATGGCAACGGTTCgaaacatgaaaatataaaagattaaaagtcTTCAAATCCCCATATAATCCCGTTCTCTGAACtcaagcatctcctggctcaccaatcaaatcatctacttccggataacaagttatccgatcatcgccacacacaaacagatagggtgagctatgcacatatataacataaatatgaCACCCATcccaaagaaaataaatcttatgtaaatatttcattatttcaaaatcacccatccctgatctcatagtccttcatgagtcatatgcatgaatctaggtcttgggactttattgtactcccacgaaactaaccctttcgtggtccaaccctacgagccTATCACGCTCATAGTCTTGTCCCACAGACTCCTCGCATGTAGCAAAACATCCAAGCCTTCCTCGCTCgaaccctggcacgcacgcaatcaccatactatggactcctcgcccaatagcagcCAACGGGAACATAATTGTTCCTTGCTCATCGTGCGTTCGACGCATGTAATCagcatactaaggactcctcgcccattagcaGCCGACGAAAACTTAACTaattccatgcccatcatgcgtcccaccaccaagcacatcccagacccttattggacttagtccttcaagcccaaacaccaagGTATGTGAACTTAGCCCTTCAAGTTCACGGATcactacaacaacaaaaatcacaaCAGCGAATTTCACCCGGCGCAACCTAAAACACCACCAGGCGAAATTggttccagaccgcctagcggaCAACCCTCACTACTAGGCGTCAAGCGCCAAACAGGAGTTGCGCTGCTCCGTCATCGCCTTGTAGACCCAaacctgccgccaggcgccactccTAATTAGTGGCTACTGCCACTGTTTTGCGATCTTACTACCTGGCAGCTCGTTACccgccgctaggcgccatactAGTAGCGCAactgctactggtttttggcacttaaACAGATTCCAAAGGACTTCAATCATACAACACACCAAAAATTGTAGTACAAATATAGTACTCTAAGCACAGTTCCATATCTAGATTACCAGACGAACAATTAATCATGTCACTAAATCAATCCTTACTATGCATACCATACCCTCTTACATTTGTTAATTGAAACATGTCACTATTCGCTAAACTTAACACTACCATCGTAAGTTACACAACTATCCCAATATAAGAAATATTATCATTGTCGTCCAAGCAAAATCTCTAATTTACCTAAATGTTATCTCATTTATTATCTATTCTTAACTATTCTTTAGTTATTCTTCAAATAAAGTTCCTTTCCTACTCTTCATGTGACATTATGATCTGATATCGATTTGCAATACAATGTGCACCCACTCCCACCCTTACCATTACCCCATTTCAcagttataataaattatttgccTTTGATTCCTATCAACTCTCCCTTACACACATTAAAATGTTCCCCCTCACCCAATTCAAATGAGGAAACCCTGCCCACTAACCCAATTCGCACAAAAAAATTCACCAGCGAACTCCAAGGAACACAActtgatgaaggcgtgaccaacCATGACACCTCcatagaagctccctcaagaaagatcactagaagcatgtctagaggggagtcttctatttcatcacctttatctttgttttgcatcactttagtttg from Vigna unguiculata cultivar IT97K-499-35 chromosome 8, ASM411807v1, whole genome shotgun sequence encodes:
- the LOC114194661 gene encoding chlorophyllide a oxygenase, chloroplastic → MNAIFTASALSLPIFLRASKFDTRRDLKCRFKVFAVFGEEDKKNAWGALFDVEDPRSKIPHNKGKVLDIYQALEVARHDIQYLDWRARQDVLSIMLLHEKVVEVLNPLAREYKSIGTLKKELAGLQDELAHAHRQVHISEARVTTALDKLAYMEELVNDRLLLDRSTAEIAQTSSSPSTSANSPVTEKRRQPRKSLNISGPVQSYHPHLKNFWYPVTFSRDLKDDTMIPIECFEEPWVIFRGKDGQPGCVQNTCAHRACPLHLGSVNEGRIQCPYHGWEYTTDGKCEKMPSTRLLNVKIKSVPCFEKEGMIWIWPGNDPPTATLPSLLPPSGFEIHAEIVMELPIEHGLLLDNLLDLAHAPFTHTSTFAKGWSVPSLVKFLTPASGLHGYWDPYPIDMEFRPPCMVLSTIGISKPGKLGGQNTSTKECSTHLHQLHVCLPSSKQKTRLLYRMSLDFAPLLKRIPFIQYLWRHFADQVINEDLRVMVGQQERMNDGVNVWNFPVPYDKLGVRYRMWRDALERGAKQLPFTS